The Setaria viridis chromosome 6, Setaria_viridis_v4.0, whole genome shotgun sequence genome includes the window TTAGTGCCAGTGGAAATGGTAATTCTCCTTGAAAAGTGATATGGGTTATCTTTGGCCAGTTCGGGACAGCTGAATGCTACCGCTTATACAGTGATGTTAGTTTCATTGTGATATAAAAATGACACCAGTAGGTTTACCCTGACAAGTACCAATAAATAAATCTATCCAAAAAGAGGACATAGCCAATATTGGAGACAGAAATTCATACCTGCCTTACACCTAATGCAGCTTGCAAGGGCGTCATGTTGTCATATGGGACCTATGGTGCAATTAAGACTTCATGTTACCTTTAATAAACAAAATACTTATGTTCAAATGACTCAGCAGTAATCCAAGCTGAATTCAACACCAGGGTGTACCTTTGAAGTTGCCAACTCCCATAGAACAATGGCGAAGCTGAATACATCTGCTTTGTTATCATAAGGCTTATGATTAATTATCTGTCAAGATAACTAATTCTTGTGAGCAAACGATGCAAACTTAATTTCTAGGCAGAATTCTTTTAAGGGAAAAACACTTTGTTGCAGGAAGAAGGAAAACATTTTGCAAAGAATTCCTATATTTTTCTCTAAATGGACTTTGGAGAACCGTTACAATAAGTAAAAGAAAATTGTACTAGGTTTGATCTTAACTGGATAGGTGAAATAAGCCACCTGTGCATGAATGGACCCTGAATTTCAGGAAGGAGTTTAAATCTGCCTTCCATGGAGTGAAAGAGTCTAAAAAAATGTCAAGCTAGTCGTTTAGACCAGGCATTACAAGGCAAGGGGCTCATCTTATGCACAGTTTTCGGGGAAATTTGAGTTTACATGCAGAACTTAGAATCCCAGTGATGATGTTAGCCAAATAGCTCTTATTCTCAATGAGCAGATAACAGATtgactaaaagaaaaaaaaattgtcagaACTTTTGGTTCATTtggaaattataaataactGTTCTAAGATAAACAATAGAGTACTGTGCAGAACAAAAAAGTAAGCAGGGCATTGAAAATGCCTGTACTAATGAAAGACAAACCAAATCTCAAAGGGTAAAAAGGAGCTCAAGCACACCTCTGGTGCCATCCATCGATAGGTTCCAGTTTCAGCAGTCATCTGCCCCTCCTGACTTCCATGTCGTGCCACACCAAAGTCCGCAATCTTTATGACCTATTTTCAGAAGCAGATCTACAATGTAACAACTTGGTATTGGGTTGAATGCCATGAGAAAAACATGTGCCATGCTCTGTCATCAACACAGTTTCTTGTAAAATACAAGATAACCGACATACATAGTTACAACTCGAAGTTGAAACTGCAAGTTCAAGAAACACATATTTCTCTAAATGCAATTGGATGCACTCAAACAGCAGAGGATTCTTCGTGTCTACATATTTCCATCATGATTGTGAAACTTACAAAGGATTTCTTGGagatttaaaataacccccctTGAAAATGCTATTTTCTGCATGCCATTGCTAGTCTGCCAGAAGTGGATTCTCATTTGTAAACCTTCAGGTGCTCAAAGAAATGATATTACACAACAGCAATTCCATCTAAGTCTCTGATTGAAAAACCAAGTGGAGTAGTATGCAAAATACTGGCAGCCTTTATGTCATTGCTAGATTTCATACGGCATATAGGAAAGTCAAAAGAAAATGGGCACCGAAAATTAGCTTTAAAGTATCGAATAAGTGTCATACTTGATCATAGCCTATTAGAAGATTTGCAGTCTTCAGATCTCTGTGGATGATGTCATTCTGGTGTAGATAATCCATTCCTTTTGAGATGCTGATAGCAATTTTTAGGATTGTGACTAGTTCCAAAAAGTTACTGTGCTTGTGAAGAAAGTCATATAAATTCCCTCCAGGCATGTATTCTGAAAGAATAGAAGCAACCACAAAAGAGAACGTCATTAGCTGCATCTTGCAGCTGAGCTAATAGAAAACAGAAAGCATCAAACGAGGGAATGAACAGATGCACAATAGACAGATGATAGGACTACACTATGACTACATAGTTTCCCTACTCAGGCACATAGGCACCGATATTAAAACCATAAACCGTTAAAGGTTAAGGGACTCAATGACTTGTTCCCAATACATACATAATGAACTAGAGGTGTATTATCCGTCACAATTTAAGAGTGTGCATGTGAGATGATAACCATTTATTCGCAGGGCATGTGTACATGAGAACAATGCCACTTTCATTTGAGTTTACAACAATGGTTAAGAGGAAATTATGCAATCCCACCCAAAAAGTGAAACGAGGATTGATGAATATTTTGGAAGAAAGATACCTGTAACGATGCAATAGTATGGATGCTTTATGCATGCCCCATAGAATCGAAGAATATTATCATGTTGAACTCTCCTGGAGAAAAAGTATCTAGAATCAGTTACAGCAAAATGTTAAACTGGTTCATTCAATTATTATGTCCAGTGAAAACTTGCCTTAGAATAAGTACTTCTTGCAGGAACTCAATTTCTGAAGGGTTGTTTAGATTGGTAATTCTGAGACACTTTATAGCGACATCAAGACCATTGTAAGTTCCTCGATACCTGTGAAAGAGAACATGAATGGGAACTGCTGCATACTAAACTCTTGTATGGCTTTAAATATGAAaaacaaacatagtttaatACACAATAGCAATTTGTAAGCTGGCTTCATGACAGTACAGCAATTTAAAATTGTTTATTTCATTGTCAACAGATGGCACAGTATGCGTAGATGAATCCTATAGAGGCTAGGCAGGCACACTGGCAATGTTAGCAGTGAAGTGACACAGTGGACACAGCATTTCCAATAAATTAATGTGATGATATTACTAGTAGGAAATAGTTCTTACAAGTCTGCGGAAGATCCGGATGCAATCTTTTCCCCCTTTGCTAGCATGTTCCAGTCGATTTCAGAATCTCCAACCTTTTGTTGTAGGTCGCTTATTTTATCCGATGTTGAAGAATTTGTGGAATTAGATGGTGATACCTGAATATTACATGGAAATAATACGAATGTGGACAAAATGTTAACAATGCCATGCTGACTAAGATTAGAGCCATCTACTGTGTGACAAACGACTCAAAACAAGCATGCATATAGCTTATTCATGATTAAGTTGAAACTGAAATATGCTAAAAATAACAGTGCATCATACATTTTTTTGTGTTAAGGTCTCCTTAATCTTCGCGATCAAATCATCTGTCTCCTGCATTGAACAATTGCAAGATGAGCGACATTTTCCCACAACCCTTGCGTAGTTGCATATATAAGAGAACATGGTAATGGATTTGATGGTTCATCACTATGTGTATTAGAAATGTGAGCTGATAGTAAGTGATTGACATTGCAAATTAACATATCCCTATAAACAATTCTGAACTCATAGTCAAAATCCAGAAACAAAATAGAACACTACTTCCATGATGCTATAAACAGTCCAGGACTAAGCATGTGCATGCTCAAAATTCACCTCTGTCTCCCACCCATCAACGACAAAAACATCCAAACAAAGGCCATCTTTTGTAGAGTAAACATGAGCTTCCTGAATATTCAACCCAACCTCCGAGAGCAACGCAGTAAGCTGTAGAACAACCATTTGCCATAAGAAACTCGACGCATAAATATGTATGAAAATGCCAAGTACGCGAACTGGAAGGTGGACATTACCCGGCTTAGGAGCTTTGGCCtgtcactagaagagaaaatGATCTCATGGAGAAGCTGAGCTTTCAGATCACCTCTGTATAAAATCGATTTAACCAAAAGTCACGAAACCTAAGAAGTAAACATTGTAAACTGTGGATGCTATATTTGTTCAGAatagagagagaaggaaaagcAGCACTTTATAAGTGAGTCCAATCATCACCACAAGAAGGAAAGGAAGCATAGGCCATAGGGAGTATGTGCCGATAAAGTGAAGAAGTACCTACCTAGAGGAGATAGACGTGGAATCATTGGCGTGCACAGTAGTCTTTCTTCTCTCCAAACTGAGGTCCTCCAGCAACCTTTGACACGGGTCCTCTTGATTATCGCCAATGCCGTCACCATCCGCTCGAAGTGGCATGCTCTGCTCATCGAGGCAGGAAGAGCAACACGAGACAattaatcatcatcatcatcatccccttGTCAACTCAAATCAGTGTTCCCCTTGTTGACACTGACACACAATGCAAAAGAGAGGGACCTTGAGGTATCGCGCGTGGAAGACGGGTCGCTTCTCGGGGTCCGCGCACTCTTGGAGGATCTCCCAGTGCAGGAGGACATCCTCGGCCTTGCCTTCGACGTCGAGGTCGAAGTCAAAGATGTACCTTCGGGGCAGCCTCTGCAGgtggcgggcgaggcggccatggaAGGATGGGTCGGCGAGCTTCTGGCCGTGTCTCCCCGTCAGGCGGAGGCGCTCGCAGATCCTCCTCTGCACCGCGTGGAGGTCCGGCTGGGACTGGGAGTCGCGCGGCGACCGTGGCGCCGGAGAGCTCTCGCCCGTACCCTCCTCCAAGTCCtgcggctcctcctccccgacgcGCCGCGACGGAGCCATCGGCCGGCCGGAATCTTGGAAACTCAGGCGGTTGCGTTGCGCGCCTGGGTGGGACCGGCCGGCCTGGTCGGGGCACCCTAGGCTAGTATTTATAGAGgggctccggccggccggccggcggggagaCCGCCGATTGGAttgaagaagacgacgacggccatGGAATGGAATGGACGACGCTGACCCAAGCACAATTTTCCTTCCTTTTAACTGCTACTAGTAGAGTAGTATCAATTACCACTTGCTTTGGATCGGTTAAAGCATTTTGGCCACCGTGATATATACTCTAACAATGAAAAACATGACAAATAAATAATCCGAAcattaatttagaaaaaaagtgtattttccATCCACGAAGGGATATTTCAATTGGCGTGAGTCGACTTCTAAACAAATTAAACCCGTGCACTACTCATTCATCCATGTATCCTTAATGATGATTTAGTACCATATTACCGTGTTTTAAGCTATGAAATCATCTGACTAATCACTATTAACACATATCATAAAATATAGAGCTTCATTTTAGACATAATAAGGGTAACTACATCAAAATAAAGAGACTAAACATTTGCAAAGATGGGATAGAAAGAGGGAATGGAGTAGGATAGACGTGCTTGCTGACTCATGTGTGACTGTATGTCTTCTTCTGTATAACAAAGCTTGGTTGATAGCGTTGTTTTGTGTAAACTAATGTCAGCTGCTGTGCGAGGCTTGAATGCGTAAGCAAAAAATCAGAAATGACGTAGTACGTTAGTGTAAGGAGCACTTGTTGTTTCGAGATACGAATCCCATTTGTTTATCTCGGTCATCATGAAGACCTGGCGCCGTGCGTGCAATTTGAAGGTAAGTGACCTCTCTTTTACATGGTTTAAAAGCACAAATATTGTTAGGCATATCCTGTGCGAGGCAAGTTGTTGTTTTTTCCCTTCTCCTAATAAAAATTCAGCAAATCCATTGCCGTCTGTTCAAAGACATATAATCACAGATAGTCAACACTTTATTTGTCTATAAAAAACAAtcataaatgaaaaaaaatgatggaTCGGCCGGACCAGATCGATAGATCATCATCAACTTAACCTGAAATATTTTCTATGAATTAAAATGAGGCTGTTAAAGTTGCAGATCGCAGAAGTGTTATGTTGATTTGGCTTGTCAGAAACAAGCTTTaatttgcattgcattgtcGTCCAAAAAAACAAATTCTGCAGGCTGCATGCAGCTGAGAAATGGATCGAGATCGATGAAACCAATAATCAGTCGTACAAGCTGAGGTGTCATTCAGGACCAAATAACTACATTGATAATGTCATTATTCTTAGTTGATGGAGCCCATAACCATGATTATAATCTACTTGTGCAATATCCACACAGGATGGTGAACAATATGAAAAGTAATATATCCAACAACATTGGCAGCATATATAGTGTTGGTGGTCCCGGTCCTTTTGCATCCAACATCATCGATGCGTTGGTTTTAGCGGTCCTCAAAATTTGTTTAGCCCGAGAACTTGTTATTTGCGCCACTAATATCATCAATTAACATATTCTCGCCTGTCTAAAAAAATTGTGTGTTCACCAGTTACGCATAAAATATGTTCTATGAGCACAAAAAGTTGCTCTAAAATATGACGACTAATAGAGCAATGGATAGACGAATGAGGGAGTAGGTGGAGAAACACGGAACAAACAGCCTCTAACGTTATCCTTGATCATCTTTTCCTTGGTTGGATCTTACGTATTCCTGTCTCCATGGGCCGACAAATGGGATCCTAATACCTTTTGATACTCATGAAACGTTTCGCTGTAGCAATTCATGATATATTGTAAGAGGTAATAGTAGCATGCTGTTCTAGAATCATCTGAAAATTTTGAAGCAAAGAAAAGTTTTGGGTAGGAATTTGGTACAGCACCAAGAGGCTTATAACTAATAATATAAAGTGTCCAAACAAATATAAGAACAATCAACGACCAACCAAACAATCAAACCGAACAGCAGCACGTAGCAGACAAGGGTACTTACTTGGTCGACACATGTATGCTTCCAGATGCAAAAATTTCATCAAATTCAATCTCTCAGTTAGAAAAGGAAGAAGGACATCCACAAAATTCCAACAACATGTTATTAACGAATATAGATTAATTGCATCCACAGATGACCCAGGATGTGGCTTTTTTCAAGTCAAAGATGAA containing:
- the LOC117861393 gene encoding serine/threonine-protein kinase STY46 isoform X2; translated protein: MAPSRRVGEEEPQDLEEGTGESSPAPRSPRDSQSQPDLHAVQRRICERLRLTGRHGQKLADPSFHGRLARHLQRLPRRYIFDFDLDVEGKAEDVLLHWEILQECADPEKRPVFHARYLKSMPLRADGDGIGDNQEDPCQRLLEDLSLERRKTTVHANDSTSISSRGDLKAQLLHEIIFSSSDRPKLLSRLTALLSEVGLNIQEAHVYSTKDGLCLDVFVVDGWETEETDDLIAKIKETLTQKNVSPSNSTNSSTSDKISDLQQKVGDSEIDWNMLAKGEKIASGSSADLYRGTYNGLDVAIKCLRITNLNNPSEIEFLQEVLILRRVQHDNILRFYGACIKHPYYCIVTEYMPGGNLYDFLHKHSNFLELVTILKIAISISKGMDYLHQNDIIHRDLKTANLLIGYDQVIKIADFGVARHGSQEGQMTAETGTYRWMAPEMYSASPLFYGSWQLQRSHMTT
- the LOC117861393 gene encoding serine/threonine-protein kinase STY8 isoform X1, which encodes MAPSRRVGEEEPQDLEEGTGESSPAPRSPRDSQSQPDLHAVQRRICERLRLTGRHGQKLADPSFHGRLARHLQRLPRRYIFDFDLDVEGKAEDVLLHWEILQECADPEKRPVFHARYLKSMPLRADGDGIGDNQEDPCQRLLEDLSLERRKTTVHANDSTSISSRGDLKAQLLHEIIFSSSDRPKLLSRLTALLSEVGLNIQEAHVYSTKDGLCLDVFVVDGWETEETDDLIAKIKETLTQKNVSPSNSTNSSTSDKISDLQQKVGDSEIDWNMLAKGEKIASGSSADLYRGTYNGLDVAIKCLRITNLNNPSEIEFLQEVLILRRVQHDNILRFYGACIKHPYYCIVTEYMPGGNLYDFLHKHSNFLELVTILKIAISISKGMDYLHQNDIIHRDLKTANLLIGYDQVIKIADFGVARHGSQEGQMTAETGTYRWMAPEIINHKPYDNKADVFSFAIVLWELATSKVPYDNMTPLQAALGVRQGLRLDIPASVHPRLSKLIRRCWNEDPDARPTFAEIIVELEDMLQHVQAPKGGNRRTRAKMQKKSER